Sequence from the Zeugodacus cucurbitae isolate PBARC_wt_2022May chromosome 5, idZeuCucr1.2, whole genome shotgun sequence genome:
tcgtaaaCGCGATTGCTGTCACCCGAAAACATGATCGACACAggtaaacccatgcactgtctgtaCGACGATATAGACAGGTGCATGGTACGAAAAATCAAAGAAAGTAACTTTACTATATGTGGTTACATGACCAGGGCAACAAGAAACCGGCGGTTGGAGAAATCTTTGAagattatgaaatgaaaaatcttaTGAAGATAGGCCCTTGAAGTTCCATTAAATGTGTTCATAGACTAATCAACCCATAAGGGAGCTAATCAATATTGAGTACAGAAAAACTGGTTTGTCTATATAGATGATCCTGCATTTCGAAGGTATTTGTTGCTTCGCTTCTAAAGAAAAATCACTTTTATATAATCTGCAATATCTTCAAACCGGTTAACCTGTTTATATAGTAAATTATGTtcattagtaaatatattttaaagaataacACAACTACTTACTTCCTGATTGCTGTCGCTAGAGCTCTCCTGAAAATACAGCGGCTTCAATTAAAAAGGTTTTTCGTGACAAAATCATTACTACTCACACTACACGCTTCGCTGGAGTCCACCATCAGGTTAAGCATATATAATCTGAATGGCAGCTGATCCTTAGTGCGTTTGTGCTTCACTACTTCGACTAGGTCATAGGGCACCACATCCGAGAACCCAACACACTGCTTCAACCGAACTTCATTTAGTCTTCTGCATCTACCCACGATGTATATGACGTCATCAAAGCAGTAGAAAAACCTCGCTAACTACAAATACTCCAAGTTCACAAGCTGTCCAACGGCTTGTGAGAAATTCGTTGGTATGCAAAAACCATCCGGCTTTCTTCGCAATAATGCTGAGGTGCGTTAGGTGTCGCAGGTGGTGCAAGTAATTGAGATTTCTGCACAAAATTTCAGCTTCGACTGTCAGCTTTGTGATGTTAGTACGCGCGATGAGCGTGCGAAAGAAGCGTGGTCTTAAACGAACTTGGAGTTCATCGGCGCATGCGTAGCCTGGCGGGTGAATTTGTAAGTTCTGATCTTGCACCCTTAATAGTTCGTCACGCATACAAATCGCACAGgcatttgtattgaaatttcGCACTTCAATATCCTTTAATGCTTGCAGCGTTTGTAATGCCGTAATGGTATGCTCTAGCTTCCAGTCGATTTTGAGTGTAACGAGCGTTTCACAACTCAACCACATGAGATTCGTGAAGTGCATGGATACATCACTGAATGTactgtgacgcaagtcaagcgAGCGTAGTGATAATGAGCTCAGTATGTCTGCTAAGTAGTAGTGGATCAAATTCTTACAGTAACTCAATTGGAGCTCCTCGATGCTGCTGAGCTCGGCGATATGTTTGCCTGAAAAAAGAaggttttaattgaaatataaagtgaggttaggaaacttcaaattttagaaaatttcgatATCTTGTATTGCATTCTACATCAAGCTGGACAACTTGTCCTAGAATACCAGACTCAGGTGGATAATCGCAAAAATATAATTCGCCGAAACATTGCGAAATATAGTCTCAATGTTGTAATAACATACCTGTAACTTTTGAGTTTCTGACAATAGAGAGATTTTTCAGATGTGTTAGATTAGCTAGGGTCTCCACGCCCTCATCACACAAAATACTGCCAATCACAGTGAACCTTGTGATATTTTGGAAGACTATGTTGTCTTCAAAATGTGGTATTCTAAACATTGCTATCTCCAAAGGGCTCTCGAGTGCAGCATCTATTAGGTTTACTGTTCCGACATTCGGAAAAAGTACGGCTACACCTTACCAGAGTCGAAAGGCATTCGCACCCAACACTTTCAAACCgctgatattattatattgcttaTCTCTGGGGCACTTCTCTTCAGCGATAAAGCAATTTAGCAGCCTTAAACGcttcagaaaaaaaatcatcaaGTATCGCGTCAAAGACGATTACACGATTATTGAGCACCATTTTTGTAGCATTTTCACAGCATAGTTCTTGGAAAAAGTTTTTCCTCTCAGACGTAATCTCCAAGTAAGCATCATAGATTTCATTGTGTACGGTTTTCGCTCTGCGACTTCTTGTGAATTCTATTATAGTCTCCCACAACTCAAAAATCATTTATGTACTCACTCATTTCTGTAGCTAGTTGTTGGATGTTTGCACTCGAAGAATAATATTAAGCTCAAAGCGGATTCAGCTTTCGCATATAGAGGATGCTTGGgtggattaaaaaataataaataatattagaaagACTCCATATTTTTGTAGGAACTCGGGACTTACCTCTTGTATATCTTCTGTAATGCCAGCACAGCCGCACATCTCCAGGTTGAGACGCGCCTTTAGTGGCTCGTCTTTATCGCGTTCGCGCAAGAACTCTGCAGCGCTGAATATGAAATCCCTTGTCACGCCATCACAATAATCCAACGTTATTTTTGACAAGTTTGTGCAACTTTTTATCAAGTTTAACAAATCAACGTCTGTAACATTGTTGACGTGCTCCAAATAAACCGTGTCTAAGTTTTGTAAGTCATACAATCTGTTTAAATGTTGACCGATCTCATGTCTAATATGAACTGACAGTTTTCTGTCAGTCAAATTGCTCAAGTGACCAATATCATGCACACTAAGCAGGCTACCAAAAGTGacagatttgatatttttacaatCGGACAGCGCCAGTAGCAATGTTTCGAAGCTTTGTGGGTTTTCTTTTGCGCTTGTGAGTTGTATAGTTTGACTGCTAACATTTTCCAGCGTTAGATTTTTCAACGCCTTCAGTTTTCCTAGCAGCTTTTGCCAATCCACCTTGGGTTGCCAACTGAGCGTAATACTTTCTAGCATCGGAAAGTCATAGTTCGAGAAGTGTTCTTGGTAGTCAATGGGACAGCCTGATATATCCAAAATTTTCAACATACAAGTGCTGAAACTGTATTTGATTTCATGTAAACTCGTGCAACCCTTAAGGTACAGCGTTGTAGGGGTCAGTAGGAATTTATTTGATGCTGAAAGTAAAGgatgatattaaatttttagaccATTTGAAACGGTGTTACTTGTAGTAGCCTAAAATATCCCAAGTAGACTGCGGGTAATATATGTACAGAAATTGAATTAGTATTTTCGTCTTCTTTTGGACTCGACGTTGGACAATATTGCTCAGTGTTTCGATTGTTTTTTGGAAAAGGATTCGTAGAGTTAATTCAAGAAGCGCTTTGAGGCTGTAATGACTCTTCTGCATTGATGTTAACCCTCAGCAATTGGTCTAACGGGCTTCAATGTGGTCGTATGTTTGTTTTTGATGAGATTTCCTCAAGAGATCAGAAGTATAACCCGACAAAAGTACCTTATATTGACAGACGTCCGGTTGAAGGAGCGCGAAATAACTGAGACCGTGGGCATTGCGTATGTATTCGGAGCGGATCCGGTTTTTTATGCAGTCAAGGGCTCGGTAgcattctttaaaattatttagagGAATGCTTTTTGACACtcgagcagcaacaaaaaccgcTTGGGTCATATGTTTCATTATGTCGCGTTTGCtcatttcgatcgaaaatcgtAACCATGATACTACTCTAGAGAAGTGTCTGCCACTGTATAAATGCCATTCGAAGGAGTTTCTGATTGGTTTCGTGACCGTTGCTTAAACATGGCTCCCCCTGACCGTGGAACTATCGAAGTAATGGGCGGCTAATCTGCTCAGAAAAATTTTAAGACTGTTCTATTTTTCCGGAGAGTCGATAGCTACCGTTTTCTGAGAAATAGATGTGATCTGTTTCACTTTTTAACGGTCATATAACGGGCTCTGTCTGTTTTCTGAGAAATAGATGTGATCTGTTTCACTTTTTAACGGTCATATAACGGGCTCTGTCATGAATCAGAGAAATCGGCCTCATGATGATGAGAtgctaattaaacaaataatgaaaattgtgcACATATTTCTTCTAAGAATATTACTGTAACATCAAATACCGGCATTTTTACCGCCaataattaacaacaacagtgcCATAACAACcaacaattaaaattgtt
This genomic interval carries:
- the LOC128921938 gene encoding uncharacterized protein LOC128921938 gives rise to the protein MERCWKSENKPILAKSDLHSGESNERETIILSNCELEQSDIDVITQHFAYATYLDLSYNKKIASNKFLLTPTTLYLKGCTSLHEIKYSFSTCMLKILDISGCPIDYQEHFSNYDFPMLESITLSWQPKVDWQKLLGKLKALKNLTLENVSSQTIQLTSAKENPQSFETLLLALSDCKNIKSVTFGSLLSVHDIGHLSNLTDRKLSVHIRHEIGQHLNRLYDLQNLDTVYLEHVNNVTDVDLLNLIKSCTNLSKITLDYCDGVTRDFIFSAAEFLRERDKDEPLKARLNLEMCGCAGITEDIQEHPLYAKAESALSLILFFECKHPTTSYRNE
- the LOC105220021 gene encoding uncharacterized protein LOC105220021; translated protein: MFRIPHFEDNIVFQNITRFTVIGSILCDEGVETLANLTHLKNLSIVRNSKVTGKHIAELSSIEELQLSYCKNLIHYYLADILSSLSLRSLDLRHSTFSDVSMHFTNLMWLSCETLVTLKIDWKLEHTITALQTLQALKDIEVRNFNTNACAICMRDELLRVQDQNLQIHPPGYACADELQVRLRPRFFRTLIARTNITKLTVEAEILCRNLNYLHHLRHLTHLSIIAKKAGWFLHTNEFLTSRWTACELGVFVVSEVFLLL